In Iodobacter fluviatilis, the DNA window AGGATTTTCAGCGATTGCCCAAGCCGCTCCGATTGTTTTGTCTGATCGAATCGAGCAGCTGGGTGAAATGAAATATATCAAGCTCACGGGGGGGCGCACCGCTCAGCGTAATGGCCTCCTAGCGGTACAGCTTGAAATGCAGAATCAGGATAAGGGCGATCAGCAGCTTTATTATCGCTTCCGCTGGTTTGATGATGCTGGCTTTGTAGTGGGTGGCGAAGAAGTATGGAAGCCGCTTAAATTTATTGGTTTGCAAAAACAAGTTATCGACACCATTGCCCCCGTGCCATCTGCCGTGGATTTCAAAATGGAAGTCAATAGCCCGGATAACACAGGTGCAGTACCTGCAGCTAAGTAATTTCTAAAGGATCAGATCAATGAAAACGATGAAACAAGCATTAAAGCTGAGCGCGGTCTTGGCCGCAGTATTGCTGGCTACGGGCTGCGCCTCTAGCTCATCACCTACCGTGGGCGGTGGTGATGTGGTTTATGGCGATAGCAAGGCGGTTGAAACGGTAACAAATGAATTTGGCTCTACCGATTTGCAAATGATTTCAGAATCAATGGCGCGCTCTTTAATGCAGCACCCATCCATGGCTGGCCGCCCTTTAATTGTGGTGGCCGAAGTTAAAAATAAAACCACTGAATATATTGATACCCGCAATATCACCAACAGCATGAAAACGCAGCTGATGAAAAGCGGTGCTAAGTTTGTAACCGACAGCAGCACATTAGATGCACAGGTTGAAGAAATCCGCCGTCAGACAGAAAGTGGCTTATATAAAAATAAAGTTAAAGTCGGGCAAATGAAGGGCGCTAAGTATTTATTAACAGGCGAAATTACCTCGATTGTTAAAAAGAACGACAGCACCAAAGACGTTTATTATAAATTCACACTGATCTTAAAGAATATTGAAGAGGGCGTGGATGAATGGCAGGATGAAAAAGAAATTCGTAAAACATCTAAGCGTTAAGATGTAGTATGGGCACTCTGTGCGCCCCTATTGTTTGTTGTAATTGATTCAGGGGTTTAAAAAAATGGGCAAGGTAAAACCTTGCCCATTTTTTAATTACTCATCATCCGTTTTTTTTTGCGGGTTGATTCGGGTGACCAGCAGCTGATCAATACGATAATTATCAATATCGACCACTTCAAATTTGTAATCACCAAAAATCAGCAGCTCGGCTTTTTTAGGGATGCGTTTGAGCATATACATCATAAAGCCGGCAATGGTTTCATAATTCTCTTCATCTTTTAATTCGTCGATATCCAGTGCTTTTTTTACGTCTTCGATCGGCGTTACACCATCAACC includes these proteins:
- a CDS encoding YcfL family protein, which codes for MKKYLARGVLLAAVLGFSAIAQAAPIVLSDRIEQLGEMKYIKLTGGRTAQRNGLLAVQLEMQNQDKGDQQLYYRFRWFDDAGFVVGGEEVWKPLKFIGLQKQVIDTIAPVPSAVDFKMEVNSPDNTGAVPAAK
- the lpoB gene encoding penicillin-binding protein activator LpoB; the encoded protein is MKTMKQALKLSAVLAAVLLATGCASSSSPTVGGGDVVYGDSKAVETVTNEFGSTDLQMISESMARSLMQHPSMAGRPLIVVAEVKNKTTEYIDTRNITNSMKTQLMKSGAKFVTDSSTLDAQVEEIRRQTESGLYKNKVKVGQMKGAKYLLTGEITSIVKKNDSTKDVYYKFTLILKNIEEGVDEWQDEKEIRKTSKR